The DNA sequence TGGTCCAGCAGAATGGTCACTCGGTCCTCAAATGGCGTGCGCAGGGGGTGCGCTGTGTCGTCGGGCGGCTCTCGCCCGCTCTCCCAGCCCGCCAGGCCCGCGTGCGGCATCTCGATCCAGATGATGTGCCGGTGAACCCAGACCTCCGGGGCTCGCGGCCGTGCGTCATCGCCTACGGCCGTCGATCGACCAGTGTGCCATGTCCCGGCGCGACGCGTGCGCCGGGTCCGGGTGACCGACGCCACCGATGCCCCTGGTCACGCCCCCCGGCGCGGCCACGGCGAGATCACCCACCCTGGTCGGGTGACGGCATTCCTCTCCGGCGCGGCGACCCGGCGCCCGGCGAACCTGCGTGATCTCGGCGGTCTCCGCACGACGGACGGCTACCGGGTACGGCGCGGGGTGCTCTACCGGTCCGACGCCCCCCGCCCCGGCGACCCCCACGACGCCCGGGCCCTCGACCTGCCCGACGGCTCCCCGTGGCCGCCGCGGACCGTCGTCGACCTGCGCTCGGCGGCGGAGACAGGCGAGCCGCACCCGCTCGCCGACATCGCCGACGTCCGGCCGGTCCCGCTCGGCTCGTCGCCGACCCCGGCGCGGGTCGCGACGGCCGCCGCCGGCCAGGACGGGCTCGAGTGGGCCTACCGGCTGCTGGCGTCGGAGGCCGGCGCCGAGCTGGCCGGGATCGTGCGGACCGTCGCCGACGCGCCCGCCCCCGTCCTCGTGCACTGCGCCACGGGCAAGGACCGCACCGGGATCGTGGTCGGGGTGCTGCTGGCCGTGCTGGACGTGCCGCGCGCAACGATCGTCGCGGACTACCTGCGCACCAACGAGGTCCTGCCGACCCTGTGGGACCGGCTGCGCGGCTGGGGACAGCCCGAGCCCGACCACGAGGCGTTGCTCGGGGTGGACGCCGCCGCCCTGGAGGCCGTGCTCGACGACCTCGACGCCCACCCCGGCGGACCAGCGGGCCGGCTGCGCAGCTGGGGCGTGACCGACGACGACCTGCGCCGCCTCGCCGAGCGGCTGCTGGAACCGGACCTCCCCCGCTGACCCCGCCCACACCCCTCTCCTACGAACAGACCCCTCGTACGCACCGCGCGTACGAGGGGTCTGTTCGTGCGAGGGCGCGGGGTCAGGACTTCCCGAAGCCCGCCTTGCGCAGTGCCTCGGCCATCGCGTCGTTGACGGGACCGCGGTCCTGGCGACCGCCGGAGCCGCCGCGACCGCCCTGCCCGGCGGAGCCACCACGGCCGGCGCCCTCGCCACCACGCCCGCCGTCGCGTCCGCCCCGGCCACGGTCACCGCCGCCCTGACCGCGTCCGACACCCTGGCCGCGTCCGCCGCCCTGGCCACCGCCCGGACCGCGCCCGCCGTGCTCGCCGCCGTCGCGGCCACGGCCACCCTGGCCGGATCCCTGGCCACCGCCCTGGCCCTGGCCGGGCCCGCGGGACCGGCCGCCGCGTTCCCCGGCGCCGGGCTCGTCGTCCAGCCGCAGGGTCAGCGAGATCCGCTTGCGGGCCTCGTCGACCTCCAGGACCTTCACCTTGACCACGTCACCGGACTTCGCGACGTCGCGCGGGTCGGACACGAAGTCCTTGCTCATCGCGCTCACGTGCACGAGGCCGTCCTGGTGCACCCCGACGTCGACGAACGCGCCGAACGCGGCCACGTTGGTGACGACGCCCTCCAGCAGCATCCCCGGTCGCAGGTCGGAGATCTTGTGAACGCCCTCGGCGAAGGTCGCGGTCCGGAACGCCGGACGCGGGTCGCGGCCGGGCTTCTCCAGCTCGGCCAGGATGTCGGTGACGGTCGGGAGCCCGACGGTGTCGTCGACGTAGTCCTTGGGCTTGATCTGGTGCAGCCGCGCGGCGTTGCCCATCAGCGCGGACACGTCCAGCGTCGTGCGCTCCACCATCCTGCGCACGACCGGGTAGGATTCGGGGTGCACACCGGTCACGTCCAGCGGCTCGTCGCCGCCGCGGATGCGCAGGAAGCCAGCGCACTGCTCGAACGCCTTGGGCCCGAGCCTCGCGACGCCGGTCAGTGCGGTCCGGTTCCGGAACGGGCCGTTCTCGTCGCGGTGGGCGACGATCGCGGCGGCGAGGGACTCGGAGATGCCCGAGACCCGGCGCAGCAGCGGCGCGGACGCGGAGTTCACGTCCACCCCGACGGCGTTCACACAGTCCTCGACGACCGCGTCGAGCGACCGCGACAGCGACGACTCGGGCAGGTCGTGCTGGTACTGCCCGACCCCGATCGACTTCGGGTCGATCTTGACCAGCTCCGCGAGCGGGTCCTGCAGCCGCCGGGCGATCGACACCGCGCCGCGCAGCGAGACGTCCATCTCGGGCAGCTCGGCCGAGGCGTAGGCCGACGCCGAGTACACCGACGCGCCGGCCTCGGACACCGTCACCTTGGTCAGCTTCAGGCCCGGGTTGGCCGCGATCAGCTCACCGGCCAGCGCGTCGGTCTCGCGCGAGGCGGTGCCGTTGCCGATCGCGATCAGCTCGACCGCGTGCTTCGTGCACAGCGCCGCCAGGGTCCTCAGCGACCCGGCGCGGTCCCTGCGGGGCTCGTGCGGGTAGACCACCGCGGTGTCGACGACCTTGCCGGTCGCGTCGACGACGGCGACCTTGACCCCGGTGCGCAGGCCCGGGTCGAGGCCCAGGGTCGCGCGGGTGCCCGCGGGGGCGGCGAGCAGGAGGTCGCGCAGGTTCGCCGCGAACACCCCGATCGCACCCTCCTCGGCGGCGATGCGCAGCCGGACCCGGATGTCGATGCCGAGCGCGGTGAGCAGCCGGGTCCGCCAGGCCCAACGGACGACGCCGAGCAGCCACACGTCGCCGGGACGGCCACGGTCGGCGATGCCGTACTCGGCGGCGATCAGCGCCTCGTAAGGGTTCGGCTCGTCGTCGGCGACGCCGGCGTCGAGGGTGACGTCGAGCGCCTCCTCGGACTCGCCGCGGAAGGCCGCGAGGATCCGGTGCGACGGCAACGTCGTGAACTTCTCGGCGAAGGCGAAGTAGTCCGAGAACTTCGCCGCGGCCGGGTCGTTCTCCTTGCCCTCGCGGACCGTGGTGACCAGCCTGCCGTGGGTCCACATCCGCTCGCGCAGGCCGCCGACGAGGTCGGCGTTCTCACCGATCCGCTCGACCAGGATCGACCGGGCGCCCTCCAGCGCGGCGCCGGCGTCGGCGACCTCGCCGGTCACGTAGCCCGAGGCGGTCTCGTGCGGGTCGAGCGTCGGGTCGGCGAGCAGCGCGTCGGCCAGCGGCTCCAGGCCCTGCTCTCGGGCGATCATCGCCTTGGTGCGGCGCTTGGGCTTGTAGGGCAGGTAGATGTCCTCGAGCCGGGCCTTGGACTCGGCGGCGAGGATGGTGACCTCGAGGGCCTCGTCGAGCTTGCCCTGCGAGCGGATGGAGTCGAGGACGACGGTGCGCCGCTCCTCCAGCTCCCGCAGGTAGCGCAGCCGCTCCTCCAGGGTACGGAGCTGGGCGTCGTCGAGTCCGCCGGTCGCCTCCTTGCGGTACCGCGCGACGAACGGGACCGTCGAGCCCTCGTCCAGCAGGGCCACCGCGGCCCCGACCTGGTCCGGCCGGGCGCCGAGTTCGTCGGCGATGCGCTGGTTGATCGAGCGGTGCTGCTGGACGTCCGGGGGTGCCGTTCCTGTCACCGCCCCATCGTCGCGAACGGTGTCGCGGGCGCCATCGCCGGGTGGGGGTCGGGCCCGCGCCCGTCCGGACGGGCGCCTCCGGAACCACGGACAAGTGTCCGACATGCGATGGAGAACCCGGTCGGTGAGCGCCCGCTCACCCGTGCCAGACTTCCGTCGTGACCCGCTGTGGATCATGGCCCGCCCGCGGGCCCGGGTCCCGCCACGTCGTCCCCGACCGCTCCCCAGGTCCCGGAGGTTCCCGTGAGATTGCTCGGTCCAGTGCAGTCCGTGCTCGTCGGAGTGGTCGTCGCAGTGGTCATCGGCGTGGTCGCAGCCGGGGCGGGTGCGGGGGTCGCGTCCGCGTCCACCTGTGACGACGCCTGCCGGGTCGACGGGGCCCGCGCCTACGTGGCCGCGCTCGTCGACCACGACCCCTCCGCGGTGCCGTTCCACCCGGCCGCGACCCGGGTCGAGGCGGGGCTGCCGACCGGGTTCTCCGGCGACCAGCTGCGCGCCGACCTGCGGTACGGCCCGCAGTACCGGATCATCCGCGGCGTCTCCGACGAGACCTACCGCGTGCGCGAGGACGGCGTCGTGGTCGCGGACTTCACCCTGTCCGTCGGGGTGGGGCCCGTCGGCCTGACGACCGCGCGGGTGCACGAGACCTTCCGCTACGAGAGCGGCCTGATCCGCGAGATCGTCGCCGACATCCGGATCGGGGGCTGACCGGCATGCGGGTGACCAGCCGCCGGGGTTTCCTGACCGGTGCCGCGCTCGGCGCCGCCGCGCTGGGCGCCGCCGGGACCGCGAACGCCGCGCCAGCCCTGCTGCGCCGGGACGTGACCGCGATGTCCGCTCCGGCCGTCGTCGTCGGGAGCGGGCTCGGCGGGTCGATCGCCGCGGCCCGGCTCGCCGAGGCGGGCGTGCGCACCCTGGTCCTCGAACGCGGCCGCCGCTGGACCACCCCGGCCGCCGACACGTTCCCACCGTTCCTGCGCCCGGACCGTCGCTCGTCGTGGCTGACGCCCGCGCCGGTGTTCCCCGGCCAGCCACCGACGCTGTACAAGCCCTACACCGGGCTGTTCGAGAAGGTGTCCGGGCGTGGGATGAGCGTGCTCTGCGGGGCCGGGGTGGGCGGATCGACCCTGGTCTACGCCGGAGTCTGGATCCGGCCGGACGCGGCGGTGTTCTCCGCGGCGATCCCGGGCATCGACCACGACGAGCTCGCCGCGGTCCACTACCCGCGCGCGGCCGCCCGGGTCGGGGTCTCCCCGATCCCCGACGACGTCCTGACCCACCCCGCGCACGTCGGCACCCGACTGTTCCTGGAACAGGCCCGCCGCGCGGGACTGACGGCGCAGCTGCTGCCCAACGCCACCGACTGGGACGTCGTGCGCGCCGAGTTCGCCGGGCGTGCGACCCCGTCGATGTCGGTCGGCGAGTACTTCTCCGGGGTCAACTCCGGGGCGCGGCTGTCGTCGGACAAGAACTACCTGCGCGACGCCGAGGCCTCCGGTCTGGTCACCGTCGCCCCGCTGCACCGGGTCACCGACCTGCACGCGCTCGGCGGCGGCCGCTACCGGCTCGACGTCGAGCGGATCGACACCGACGGCGTCGTGCAGGAGCGGATCGCGCTCACCACCGGCGCGGTGTTCCTCGCCGCTGGGTCGACCGGCACCTCCCGGCTGCTCGTACGGGCCCGCGAGACCGGGACGCTGCCCGACCTCACCGCCGACGCCGGCCGGTTCTGGGGCAACAACGGCGACCGCATCCAGCTGCGCGTCGGTGTCCCCGAGCCCGCGGGCGGACCGCAGGCCGGACCGATGGCGGCCAGCATCCGCCCGCCCACCGACGACCGCGCCGAGGCGGTCACGCTCACCTTCGGTCCCGCGCCGCTGCCGTTCGACATCCGGGCGATGTCGCTGCCCGGGTTCGGGGCCTGCGACCCGGTGGGCGAGTTCCGTTTCGACACCGCCACCGGCCAGGCCGTCCTGCACTGGCCCACCGACGGCGACGCCGACGCCCAGCGCACCGTCCGCGACCTCACCCAGCGGTTGATCGCGCCCGACGCCCCGCTCGGCGTCGGGCTGGGCCGGACCGTGTCCGGCCTGGCCGCGCAGCTGCCGGCGGGCCTGTCCGGGCTGGTCGCCCGCGCCGCGGACGCCCCGACCGGGGTGCTCGACCTGGGCACCCTGGACCCGGTGACGTGGCACCCCCTGGGCGGCGCGGTCCTGGGCCGGGTCACCGACGACCGCGGGCGTGTCACCGGGCGCCCGGGGCTGCACGTCGTCGACGGGGCGCTGGTGCCGGGGTCGACCGGCAGCACCAACCCGTCCTGGACGATCGCCGCGATCGTGGAGCGGGCGATGGACGGGATCCTCCGCGACGGCCTCTGACCGCCGCGCCCGCCGCCGGTCGCGGCACCCCGCCGCCGGCCGTGGCACCGGGCGCCACGCGAGGTCAGCGGGTGCCGCGATCTCCGGTCACGAGGTCACCAGGTCACCAGGTCACCGGCAGCGACCGCACTCCCCCGGTGACCTGCTCGGTCCGCACCTCCAGCTCCTCCTGGTCGACGGCGAGGCGCAGCGCGGGCAGCCGCCGGAACAGCCGCGCGAACACCGTCGCGAGCTCGGTGCGCGCCAGGCTCGCGCCGATGCAGAAGTGGCCGCCGTAGCCGAAGGACACGTGCGGGTTGGGCCGGCGGGTCGGGTCGAAGGCGTCGCGGCGGGCGGGGTCGGTCAGGAGCAGGAGGACGCCGAGGTCGATCCGTCCGACGGTCGTCTCGTGCCCGGCGAACAGCAGCGCGGCGGCGAGCCGGGTCATCTCCTCCTCGCCGAAGTCCGCGTCCTGCTCGCGGGCACGGACGAGGTCGGTGACGACGTCCTCCCCCGGCAGCGCACGCTTGGCATCCGCCAGGCGGCCCAGGTAGGCGCGGAACTCCCCCATCGCGACGTCGGCGTCGCCACCGGAGCGGATCGTGGCGACCCGCTCGGACAGCCCGTGGAAGTAGCCGCGGTCGGCGAACGGCACCCCGAGCAGCTCGCAGATGACCATCACCGGCAGCGGGAACGCGAGGTGGGCGTGCAGGTCGGCGACCACGTCGGCGAGCTCGTCGACGGGTGTCTCGACGGGTCGGCGAACAGGGCACGTGCCTCGGCGTGCCGGGTTACCAGCCAGGCCGGGTCACCGACCGGGGTGCGCACCGGGACGACCGGGCCCTCGCGGCGCAGCACGGCGTAGAGCGGGGCGACGTCGATGATGTTCGGACGGTCGAAGGGCAGCTGCGGGGGCTCGGTGGTCGTCACGGTGACACTCCTTCGTGCGCACGGCCTGCGAGCATGTAACGGTAGCCGACTATCGTTTCACTGCGCAAGACGATCTCCGGCCGACGCGCGGCCCCCGGCCCGGCCGACGATGCTGGGGAGATGGCGACAGTCGGACGCACGACCCGTGGGGCGCCGGCCGTCCCGGCGCCCCCGGCGCTCCTGACCCCGGCGCTCCTGACCCTGGCGCTCCTGACCCTGGCGCTCCTGACCACGGCGCTCCTGGCGGTGAGCTGTGCGGCCCCGCCTGCCGACACACCGGCGGCGCCGGGGCGGGCGGGCACCCCGGTGCGTTTCGCCGAGCCGCTGCCGCCGCCGGCCGAGCCGGGCGTCGCGCCCCCGGTGACCGGCACCCCGCCCGGGCGGATCGTCGCGGTCGGGGCGGTCCCGGAGGGCATCGTCGCCGACGGGCCGACGCGGCGCGTCGCGGTCGGGGTGCGCCGGCCCGACCGGCTCGTGCTGCTCGACGCCGACACCGCCGCCGTCGCCGGGCGGGTGCCGCTGCCGGGCGTGCTGCGTCACCTGCAGCTCGCCGGGCCGGGCGGGCCGGTGCTGGTCCCGAGCGAGAGCGCGAACGGCCTGCTGCGCGTCTCGCTCCCGGACGGCCGGCTGTCCTCCGAGGTCATGACCGGCCCGATGGCCCACGACGCGACCGAGACCGCGGCCGGGACCGTGTTCGTCGCCAACGAGGCGGGTGGCAGCGTGTCCGTGGTCCGCGGGGACCGGGTGGTGCGACAGCTGACCGACGTCACCCAGCCCGCCGGGCTCGCCCCGGCCGGGGACCGGGTGGGACTCGTCGACGTCCGCGAGAACACCCTCACCGTCTACGACGCCGCGACCGGCGACGGGATTCGCGAGCTCCCGGCCGGGGACGGCCCGACCCACCTGGTCGCCGACCGGCACGGCCGCCTGATCGCGACAGACACCCGGGGCGGGCACCTGATCGTCGTCGACCCGGCGGGCACCCCGGCCGAGGTCGGACGGGTGGACCTGCCCGGGGAGCCCTACGGCATCGCCTACGACCCGGTCCGCGACCGCGTGTGGGTCACCGCCACCGGGGCGAACCTGCTCGTCGGCTACGACATGACCGAGCCGACGCCGCGGGAGGTCGCCCGGATCCCCACCGTGCGCCAGCCGAACACGGTCGCCGTCGACCCGGACACCGGGCGGCTGTTCGTCACCGGCACCGCCGACGGCGTCGTCCAGGTCGTCGACGGGCCCGCCTCGTAGCCCGACGCGACGAGCGCCGGACGGCACGGGTGGAACCCGCTCCCCTCGATCATCGACGGTCTGTCGGTGCCGCTCGCCCGGTCGCGATCAGGACTGCGGGGCGAAGTGGGTCCGCACCGCGTGCCCGAACCACTGGTCGCGGAACGCGGCGGCAGCCCGGCTCGCCGACGCCTTCGGAACGAGCACGTCGAAGCCGTGGTAGGCGCCGGCGAACTCACGGAACTCCACCGGGACGCCGGCCGCACGCAGGTTCTCCACGTAGTGGACGGTCTCGTCCCGGAACGGGTCGAGACTGCCCACGAAGGTCATCGTCGGAGGGAGCCCGGCGTGGTCCGTCGCCCGTGCCGGAGCCGCGTACGCCGGAACGTCGGCGGAGCCGTACAGGTCGCCGAGGTACAGCCGCCACGCCGACCGGTTGGTCACGGAGTCCCAGACCGGAGCGTCGTTGTCCCGCCCGGACTCGGTCTCTCCGCGATCGTCGATCATGGGGTACAGCGGCATCTGGAAGGCGACGGCGACCTCGCCCTTGTCGCGCGCGTAGAGCGTCGTCGCCGCCGTCAGCCCGCCGCCCGCGCTGCCGCCCGCGACCGCGATCTGGTCGGGCCGCACGCCGAGTCGGACGGCGTTGTCCCTCAGCCAGACCAGCGCCGCGTACGAGTCGTCGAGCGCAGCCGGGTACGGCGCCTCCGGGCTGAGGCGGTAGTCCGGTGAGACGACGACGGCGCCGCTCCCCGCGATCAGGGGCCGGAAGGAGGACGCCTCGAGCTCGGGGGCTCCCGTAACGTACCCGCCGCCGTGGAGCCAGAGCAGTCCGGGAGCATCGGGCCGGGCGTCCCGCGCCCGGTAGACCAGGATGCGCAGCCGCGACCCGTCGGGCCGCCGGATCCACTCCTCGCTTCGGACCAGACCGGCGGGCACCCGCCTGCGCAGCAGCCGGTCGACGGGCCCGGGGAGGGCGCTCGATCGGCGCAGCTGCTCCTCGGTCCGCGCGGACCGGATCCGGCGGATCAGCGTTCCGCGGCGCCGCAGCTCCGGGTCGATCTGCGAAGGGTGTACGGGCATAGCGGCCCTCCTCGTGGGGTCGGTCGCGTGGCTCTCGTCGTGAGACCGCGACCCCACCATAAGCAGTGGGGCCCCCCGTTTAGCCGCTGAGGTGCACCGCCGACGGTGACACGCACCCGCGGTCCTGGCCCCGGCCGCGCACGGAGCCGCGGAGCCGCGAAGGGCGAAACCGCGGGCGGCCTCCGGTACCGGAACGGCCGGGTGACGACCGGTCCCGCGCCGTCGTCACGCGTCGGCGGGCCGGCGCCACCGGAGGTGGGAGACACGGGCGAGCAGCACGGCCGTCCCGGCCACCACCAGGGCCACCGCGAGCACGGTGGTCATCGGCAGCAGCCACGTCACGTACAGGGCCGCGCCCCACCCCCGTCAGGCCGGTCGCGGCACCCACGACGAACGAGAGAGCCGTCCCACG is a window from the Pseudonocardia sp. HH130629-09 genome containing:
- a CDS encoding tyrosine-protein phosphatase codes for the protein MTAFLSGAATRRPANLRDLGGLRTTDGYRVRRGVLYRSDAPRPGDPHDARALDLPDGSPWPPRTVVDLRSAAETGEPHPLADIADVRPVPLGSSPTPARVATAAAGQDGLEWAYRLLASEAGAELAGIVRTVADAPAPVLVHCATGKDRTGIVVGVLLAVLDVPRATIVADYLRTNEVLPTLWDRLRGWGQPEPDHEALLGVDAAALEAVLDDLDAHPGGPAGRLRSWGVTDDDLRRLAERLLEPDLPR
- a CDS encoding Tex family protein codes for the protein MTGTAPPDVQQHRSINQRIADELGARPDQVGAAVALLDEGSTVPFVARYRKEATGGLDDAQLRTLEERLRYLRELEERRTVVLDSIRSQGKLDEALEVTILAAESKARLEDIYLPYKPKRRTKAMIAREQGLEPLADALLADPTLDPHETASGYVTGEVADAGAALEGARSILVERIGENADLVGGLRERMWTHGRLVTTVREGKENDPAAAKFSDYFAFAEKFTTLPSHRILAAFRGESEEALDVTLDAGVADDEPNPYEALIAAEYGIADRGRPGDVWLLGVVRWAWRTRLLTALGIDIRVRLRIAAEEGAIGVFAANLRDLLLAAPAGTRATLGLDPGLRTGVKVAVVDATGKVVDTAVVYPHEPRRDRAGSLRTLAALCTKHAVELIAIGNGTASRETDALAGELIAANPGLKLTKVTVSEAGASVYSASAYASAELPEMDVSLRGAVSIARRLQDPLAELVKIDPKSIGVGQYQHDLPESSLSRSLDAVVEDCVNAVGVDVNSASAPLLRRVSGISESLAAAIVAHRDENGPFRNRTALTGVARLGPKAFEQCAGFLRIRGGDEPLDVTGVHPESYPVVRRMVERTTLDVSALMGNAARLHQIKPKDYVDDTVGLPTVTDILAELEKPGRDPRPAFRTATFAEGVHKISDLRPGMLLEGVVTNVAAFGAFVDVGVHQDGLVHVSAMSKDFVSDPRDVAKSGDVVKVKVLEVDEARKRISLTLRLDDEPGAGERGGRSRGPGQGQGGGQGSGQGGRGRDGGEHGGRGPGGGQGGGRGQGVGRGQGGGDRGRGGRDGGRGGEGAGRGGSAGQGGRGGSGGRQDRGPVNDAMAEALRKAGFGKS
- a CDS encoding GMC oxidoreductase, yielding MTSRRGFLTGAALGAAALGAAGTANAAPALLRRDVTAMSAPAVVVGSGLGGSIAAARLAEAGVRTLVLERGRRWTTPAADTFPPFLRPDRRSSWLTPAPVFPGQPPTLYKPYTGLFEKVSGRGMSVLCGAGVGGSTLVYAGVWIRPDAAVFSAAIPGIDHDELAAVHYPRAAARVGVSPIPDDVLTHPAHVGTRLFLEQARRAGLTAQLLPNATDWDVVRAEFAGRATPSMSVGEYFSGVNSGARLSSDKNYLRDAEASGLVTVAPLHRVTDLHALGGGRYRLDVERIDTDGVVQERIALTTGAVFLAAGSTGTSRLLVRARETGTLPDLTADAGRFWGNNGDRIQLRVGVPEPAGGPQAGPMAASIRPPTDDRAEAVTLTFGPAPLPFDIRAMSLPGFGACDPVGEFRFDTATGQAVLHWPTDGDADAQRTVRDLTQRLIAPDAPLGVGLGRTVSGLAAQLPAGLSGLVARAADAPTGVLDLGTLDPVTWHPLGGAVLGRVTDDRGRVTGRPGLHVVDGALVPGSTGSTNPSWTIAAIVERAMDGILRDGL
- a CDS encoding cytochrome P450, encoding MVADLHAHLAFPLPVMVICELLGVPFADRGYFHGLSERVATIRSGGDADVAMGEFRAYLGRLADAKRALPGEDVVTDLVRAREQDADFGEEEMTRLAAALLFAGHETTVGRIDLGVLLLLTDPARRDAFDPTRRPNPHVSFGYGGHFCIGASLARTELATVFARLFRRLPALRLAVDQEELEVRTEQVTGGVRSLPVTW
- a CDS encoding YncE family protein — translated: MATVGRTTRGAPAVPAPPALLTPALLTLALLTLALLTTALLAVSCAAPPADTPAAPGRAGTPVRFAEPLPPPAEPGVAPPVTGTPPGRIVAVGAVPEGIVADGPTRRVAVGVRRPDRLVLLDADTAAVAGRVPLPGVLRHLQLAGPGGPVLVPSESANGLLRVSLPDGRLSSEVMTGPMAHDATETAAGTVFVANEAGGSVSVVRGDRVVRQLTDVTQPAGLAPAGDRVGLVDVRENTLTVYDAATGDGIRELPAGDGPTHLVADRHGRLIATDTRGGHLIVVDPAGTPAEVGRVDLPGEPYGIAYDPVRDRVWVTATGANLLVGYDMTEPTPREVARIPTVRQPNTVAVDPDTGRLFVTGTADGVVQVVDGPAS
- a CDS encoding alpha/beta hydrolase codes for the protein MPVHPSQIDPELRRRGTLIRRIRSARTEEQLRRSSALPGPVDRLLRRRVPAGLVRSEEWIRRPDGSRLRILVYRARDARPDAPGLLWLHGGGYVTGAPELEASSFRPLIAGSGAVVVSPDYRLSPEAPYPAALDDSYAALVWLRDNAVRLGVRPDQIAVAGGSAGGGLTAATTLYARDKGEVAVAFQMPLYPMIDDRGETESGRDNDAPVWDSVTNRSAWRLYLGDLYGSADVPAYAAPARATDHAGLPPTMTFVGSLDPFRDETVHYVENLRAAGVPVEFREFAGAYHGFDVLVPKASASRAAAAFRDQWFGHAVRTHFAPQS